A single genomic interval of Magnetospirillum sp. 15-1 harbors:
- a CDS encoding ABC transporter substrate-binding protein has product MRKTVSRVLLSVLMALASGAAARAADTSRLVVIGGSLTEIVFALGKGGSVIGVDQTSVWPPEVKALPQVGYYKKVSAEGVLSLAPTLVMAYRDAEPASALRQLEQAGIPVVLFERTPPLRALEDNIGAVGRLLGTEREAEALRRSLDGQIAAVGRTVAGIGKKPRVLFVLNYDPSQTVVAGAGTIAGQLIEMAGGINAAGDVTGFKPLNGEMVTAAAPDLVLTVEERWEGIGGAAGMVRLPGMSATPAGKSGRFAPMPGPLMLGLGPRLGEALRRLSVLFHGEGVALHGR; this is encoded by the coding sequence ATGCGCAAGACCGTCAGCCGTGTTCTCCTCTCCGTCCTGATGGCTCTGGCGTCGGGCGCTGCCGCCCGTGCCGCCGACACCTCCCGCCTGGTGGTGATCGGCGGCTCGCTCACCGAGATCGTCTTCGCGCTCGGCAAGGGCGGTTCGGTGATCGGCGTCGACCAGACCAGCGTCTGGCCGCCCGAGGTCAAGGCGCTGCCGCAGGTGGGCTATTACAAGAAGGTCTCGGCCGAGGGCGTGCTGTCGCTGGCCCCCACCCTGGTCATGGCCTATCGCGACGCGGAACCGGCCAGCGCCCTCCGCCAGTTGGAGCAGGCGGGAATTCCGGTGGTGCTGTTCGAGCGCACGCCCCCCTTGCGGGCGCTCGAGGACAATATCGGCGCGGTCGGCCGCCTGCTGGGCACCGAGCGCGAGGCCGAGGCGCTGCGCCGGTCGCTGGACGGGCAGATCGCCGCCGTGGGCCGCACCGTGGCCGGGATCGGGAAGAAGCCCCGCGTCCTGTTCGTCCTCAACTATGACCCGTCCCAGACGGTGGTGGCCGGAGCCGGCACCATCGCCGGCCAGTTGATCGAGATGGCGGGCGGCATCAACGCCGCCGGGGACGTCACCGGCTTCAAGCCGCTCAACGGCGAAATGGTCACCGCCGCCGCCCCCGATCTGGTGTTGACCGTCGAGGAGCGCTGGGAGGGGATCGGCGGCGCGGCGGGCATGGTCCGCCTGCCCGGCATGTCCGCTACCCCGGCGGGAAAGAGCGGACGGTTCGCCCCCATGCCCGGACCGCTGATGCTTGGGCTCGGCCCCCGGCTGGGCGAGGCGCTGCGGCGCCTGTCGGTGCTGTTCCACGGCGAGGGAGTGGCTCTCCATGGACGCTGA
- a CDS encoding iron ABC transporter permease, with product MDAEVLPLPVKRNGAADPAIRPGWTRSALVMAGLWIGLAAVVLAGIAIGPARIAPLQVAAILSERIGLILPVEHTSAQAAILMNIRLPRVMLGLLVGAALGMGGAALQGLFRNPLADPGLLGISSGAALGAVTVIVLGTAWLGRFAVGMTGILMPLAAFLGGLAATMAVYAISRRHGRIERGAMLLAGVAVNASAGSMTGLLVYLSDSEQLKSLTFWLMGSLGGADWSAVWAAAPLTVLPLLLLPRLARALNAMLLGDAVAGHLGFDANRVSRLSVVLVTASVGAAVAVSGVIGFIGLVAPHLIRLIAGPDHRMVMPGAALGGAILLVGADIFARTVAAPADLPIGVVTGALGGPFFIWLLLRRAPHGRGTC from the coding sequence ATGGACGCTGAGGTCCTGCCCCTGCCGGTCAAGCGCAATGGTGCCGCCGACCCGGCGATCCGACCGGGATGGACGCGTTCCGCCCTCGTCATGGCGGGGCTGTGGATCGGTCTGGCGGCGGTGGTGCTGGCCGGTATCGCCATCGGCCCGGCCAGGATCGCCCCGCTTCAGGTCGCCGCCATCCTGAGCGAACGGATCGGCCTGATCCTGCCGGTCGAGCACACCTCGGCCCAGGCGGCCATCTTGATGAATATCCGGCTGCCCCGCGTGATGCTCGGTCTGCTGGTCGGCGCGGCGCTCGGCATGGGCGGCGCCGCGCTGCAGGGTCTGTTCCGCAACCCCCTGGCCGATCCCGGCCTGTTGGGCATCTCCAGCGGGGCGGCGCTGGGCGCCGTGACGGTCATCGTGCTGGGGACCGCCTGGCTGGGCCGCTTCGCCGTGGGCATGACCGGTATTCTGATGCCGCTGGCCGCCTTTCTGGGCGGGCTGGCGGCCACCATGGCGGTCTATGCCATCTCGCGCCGTCACGGCCGCATCGAGCGGGGCGCCATGCTGCTGGCCGGCGTGGCGGTCAACGCCTCGGCCGGTTCCATGACCGGCCTTCTGGTCTATCTGTCGGACAGCGAGCAATTGAAAAGCCTGACCTTCTGGCTGATGGGCAGCCTGGGCGGGGCCGACTGGAGCGCCGTATGGGCCGCCGCCCCGCTGACCGTGCTGCCGCTGCTCCTGCTGCCCCGTCTGGCCCGCGCCCTCAACGCCATGCTGCTGGGCGATGCCGTGGCCGGTCATCTGGGCTTCGACGCCAACCGGGTCAGCCGCCTGTCGGTGGTCCTGGTCACCGCCTCGGTGGGCGCCGCGGTGGCGGTTTCCGGCGTCATCGGCTTCATCGGGCTGGTGGCTCCCCATCTGATCCGCCTGATCGCCGGTCCCGACCACCGAATGGTGATGCCCGGCGCCGCCCTGGGCGGAGCCATCCTGCTGGTGGGAGCCGACATCTTCGCCCGCACCGTCGCCGCCCCCGCCGACCTGCCCATCGGCGTGGTGACCGGCGCCCTGGGCGGCCCGTTCTTCATCTGGCTGCTGCTGCGCCGCGCCCCGCACGGGAGGGGAACATGCTGA
- a CDS encoding heme ABC transporter ATP-binding protein, producing MLIASVSGVSLRLGGRDILNGVSLEVRAGEVVALVGPNGAGKSSLLRLIAGETRPDLGRISVCGAPLDGWSMAALARCRAVVPQDIQLDFAFTALEVVLIGRSPHGTGREESRHARSIALDCLERVGAAHLAPRFYPSLSGGERQRVQIARALAQITGVEAPKGRCLLLDEHTSNLDPAHQHGMFRLAREVAAEGVGVIAVVHDLNLAAAYGDRIGVLDQGELVAFGPPEAVLTPTVVGQVFGLACVTLRNPLTGSLTLATAPLAPTPIPQGLRA from the coding sequence ATGCTGATCGCCTCGGTTTCCGGCGTCTCCCTGCGGCTGGGCGGGCGCGACATCCTCAACGGCGTATCGCTGGAGGTCCGGGCCGGCGAGGTCGTCGCCCTGGTCGGCCCTAACGGTGCCGGCAAGTCGTCGCTGCTGCGGCTGATCGCCGGCGAGACGCGGCCCGATCTCGGACGGATTTCGGTCTGCGGCGCCCCGCTGGACGGCTGGTCCATGGCGGCGCTGGCCCGCTGCCGCGCCGTGGTCCCACAAGACATCCAGCTCGACTTCGCCTTCACGGCGCTGGAGGTGGTGCTGATCGGCCGCTCGCCCCACGGCACCGGCCGCGAGGAAAGCCGCCATGCCCGGAGTATCGCCCTGGACTGCCTCGAGCGGGTGGGCGCCGCCCATCTGGCGCCGCGCTTCTATCCCAGCCTGTCGGGCGGCGAGCGCCAGCGGGTGCAGATCGCCCGCGCCCTGGCCCAGATCACCGGCGTCGAGGCCCCAAAGGGCCGTTGCCTGCTGCTGGACGAGCACACCTCGAATCTGGACCCCGCCCATCAGCACGGCATGTTCCGGCTGGCCCGCGAGGTGGCGGCAGAAGGCGTCGGCGTCATCGCCGTGGTCCACGACCTCAACCTGGCCGCCGCCTACGGCGACCGTATCGGCGTTCTCGATCAGGGAGAGTTGGTGGCGTTCGGCCCGCCCGAAGCGGTGCTGACCCCCACCGTGGTCGGCCAGGTGTTCGGCCTGGCCTGCGTCACGCTGCGCAATCCGTTGACCGGCAGCCTGACCCTGGCGACCGCGCCTCTGGCCCCCACCCCCATTCCGCAGGGATTGCGCGCATGA